In the genome of Ferrovibrio terrae, the window GATGATCAGCGCCAGCGGCGGCATCCAGCTGCCCGGACGGAACGGCTCGAAGCCGTCCGATCCCTGCAGCAGCGTCGGTGCGATATTGAGGCCAAAGGCGACGGTCTTGCCCGAACCGGTCTGCGCCGAGACGAGAAGATCGGCCTCGGCATGTTCCGGCGCCAGCACGGCGGCCTGCACAGGGGTCAGGGTGGTATAGCCGCGCGCGGTGAGCGCCGCGGCCAACGGCGAAACGGCACCGGCAAAGGCGGCGCCAACAGACTCAGTCATGTCTACTCTAACTTTCAGGAGATGCGGGGTTCGGCGGTCAATGCAGCGGCCCACCCAATGTCACAGGGCCGATCAGGGAATGGCGATCATCCTGCGCCGGCCCTGCTGGGGCGGGTTTTAGGGGCGAAACCCGGATTCGTCAACCGCAGGGCGCCCCCCTGTGACAATTGGGCACTTTACCGCGGGAAACGGGGCACCGATTGACCTTGCGGCCCGCCCCGGCAAGGCAGACACTGTCGCCAGACGACTCCTGACAATCAAACCGCACTCCAGCTCGCATGGGGTCCACAGCAGGGCAGCACCTCGCTCTGCTGCGGCACCGATTGTGCTTATGAAAGCCCGCCTCATGTCCAGCCGCAGTACAGAGACCACCGTCACCTTCCTGCATGCCTTCCATATGAAGGGGCTGGAACAGCCGCAGCCGGCTGGCACCTACCTCGTGGTGACCGAGGAAGAACTGCTGGATGCCCTGTCCTTCCCGGCCTGGCTACGCACCGGCACGCAGCTGCATCTGCCCGCCATCGGTCTGCCGGCGTTGTCGCGTCAGGCAATTACCATCGATCCGGACGACCTGTCGGCCGCACTGCTGGCGGATGGCCCGTCCCGCACCGCGCCGCCTGCCGCCTCGCCGCATCCGGGCGGGCACTGAGATGCAACTGCGCATCCATCATCGCACCATCTATCTTTACAGCCGGCCGGTCGATCTCGGCCCGCATCGCCTGATGCTGCGGCCACGCGAAAGCCCGGACATGCGGCTGCTGTCCTTTGCGGTCAGCACCTCGCCGCCGAGCCTGTTCGGCTGGAGCCAGGATGTCTATGGCAACAGCGTGGCGCGCGCGCTGCCGATGTGGACCGCCGACAGCCTGATGATCGACTGCGAAATCCGCGTCGACAACCTGGCCCTCGCCAACCCGACGCTGAACATCGCGGCCGAGGCAACCTCCTACCCCTTCCGCTATACCGACACCGAGTGGAACGATCTCGGCCACCTCACCCAGCCGCTCTATGCCGATCCGCACGGCGAGCTGCGTGCCTGGGCGCAAGCGTTTGTCGCCGCGTATCCAACCGGCACACTGGCGCTGCTGCTCGACCTCAATGCCGGCGTCGCGGATGCCGTCGCCTATCAGAGCCGGCATGGCGACGGCACGCAGACGCCGCTGGAAACCCTGCGGCGCGGCTGGGGCTCATGCCGCGATTTCGCCGTGCTGATGGCGGAAGCCGCACGCCAGCTGGGATTCGGTGCGCGGCTGGTCTCGGGCTATCTCTATCTGCCGGATCTTGATCCTGGTCTCGATGCCGGGCCGGCCGATGCGACGATGCCGGCCACCGGCGCAACGCATGCCTGGATCGAGATCTATCTGCCCGGCGCCGGCTGGGTGGCTTTCGATCCCACCCATCGCAGCTATGGCGGCGCCAACCTGATCCCGGTGGCGGTGGCGCGCGGCATTGCAGACCTGCCACCAGTGGAAGGCAGCTTCACCGGCACGACCGGCGACTATATCGGCATGCATGTGGGCGTAACCGTCTCGGCGCCGGCGGCGCAGCACGGCATGATCCGCAGAACCTGAAACCCGCCGTCGGGACTACTTGCGGTAGCCGCCGCCCTGCATCTCGCGCAGCACCTCAAGTTCCTCCCGGTTCGGGCAGAAATATGGCAGCGCGGCGTCATCCCGCGCTTCCGCCGGTACGCTGAGCCAGTCGCGACATTCAGAACGTTGCCTGCAAAGGGCGCAGACACGCTGCAGATCCGGCAAGGCGCCCCGCATGGCTGCAGTCTGCTGCAGATCGCCACGACGCAGCAATTCGTCCAGTTCGGCGGTACCGCCGCTTTCGGCGATCAACGTGCCGACATCGCCTCCACTGAGTCCAAGATCCTGCGCCACCCGTCGGCGTTCGCATCCGTCGAGCGACTGCCACTCACGCAGGCGAGCGGCGCGGCAAAAGGTTTCCTTCACATCGTCCAGCAAACTGCCGACAACGCTGCGCTCGCCCGGTTTCCTTGGTTCGTTCATGGCCTGCCTCCTCGCCTATGAATACGAATGAAGGCTGTATCCAATCGTGTGGAAGCTCTTTGTCCTGGATCAACGATGGCCACCTTTAGTCCAGACCATTCGCTCCCCCGGACCACCGTCACCCCGGCTTCGCCACCCGCAGGAAAACCTCGCCGACCAGCAGATGGCTCACCTCGCCCCCGGCATCGGTCAGCGGCAGGATCAGCCGGTCGTATTGCAGGATGCGCGGCCCGTCCCAGCGCGTGATGCTGACATGGAAGGCCTCGCGCTGCTCGAGCGCCAGGTCGAGATGCTGACGCACCACCGGGCGCGTCTCGCGTGTGACGCCGTCGGCATCGGGCTTCAGCGCCGCCGTGCGGCGATACTGCTCGCCCATCGCCAGATAGGCATAGCGGCCATCGCCTGCCACCTCGAGGATGGCGAGGTCGGCCGGCCCGGGCAGCGCATGCGGTTCCGGCAGCGCATCGAAGCCGGCCATCGCCTTGTCGCCGCGCGCCTCGTCATACCAGACCTTCAGCGCGATCAGCGCCGGCGCGACGATCTCATCGGCCGCATAGTGACGCGTGCTGCCGTTGGTCACGTCACTTCCCTTCTGCCGGCACCGGACGCGACTTGCCGTTTTCATCGATGGCGACATAGGTGTAGACGCCCTCGGTCACCTTGATCTCGGTGGGATCGAGGCGGCGGGCCACGATGGTTTCCATTTTTACCGCCATCGAACTGCGGCCCACACGGATGACGCGGCCGTAGATCGAGACAATATCGCCGACCTTGATCGGCTGGTGGAAGGTCATCGCATCCACCGCCACGGTGACGACGCGGCCCTGGGCGCGACGTGCCGCGACGATGCCGCCGGCGATATCCATCTGGCTCAGTACCCAGCCGCCGAAGATGTCGCCGTTGCCGTTCATGTCGGCCGGCATTGGCGCCGAGCGGATCAATGGCTCGCCGCGCTCCGCGACAGTAAGCTCCCTGGCCGATTCGCCTACCGATTCTTTGCCCATGCGAACCTCTATATTCCTACCAGATGTTGGTTGTTTCCCGGGTGTGGCCTACTATACTGCGGCGCAAATACGAGTCACCCCTTAATCTTAAATCCGTGAATAGTATGAACGACTTGTTCCAGACGGGAAGCAAGGGCGGCAACGATTACACCGCCAAGGACATCGAGGTTCTCGAGGGTCTGGAGCCGGTGCGTCGCCGGCCCGGCATGTATATCGGCGGCACCGACGAGCGCGCCCTGCACCACCTCTTTGCCGAAGTGCTCGACAACTCGATGGACGAGGCCGTCGCCGGCCATGCCGACCGCATCGAGGTGTCGCTGCTGGAAGACGGCAGCTTGCGCGTGACCGATAACGGCCGCGGCATCCCGATCGACAGGCACCCCAAGTTCAAGGACAAGTCGGCGCTCGAGGTCATCCTCACCACGCTGCATTCGGGCGGCAAATTCTCCGACAAGGTTTATTCCACCGCGGGCGGCCTGCATGGCGTCGGCATCTCGGTGGTGAACGCGCTGTCTGACCGCCTCACCGTCGAAGTCGCCCGCGACAGGGAACTGTGGAAGCAGGATTACTCGCGCGGCGCGCCGCAGGGCAAGCTGGTCAAGGTCGGCGCTGCCCCGAACCGTCGCGGCACAGCGGTGATCTTCCATCCCGACGAACAGATTTTCGGCAAGGGCGCACATTTCCGCCCGTCGCGCATTTTCAAGATGGCGCGCTCGAAGGCCTATCTCTATCCGGGCGTGAAAATCGTCTGGTCCTGCGCGCCTGAGCTGCTGACAGGCAGCGAGGAAGTCACGCCGCAGGAGGCCGTGCTGCATTTCCCCGGCGGCCTGCAGGATTACCTGTCCGAACAGCTGGAAGGCCAGCAGACAGTGACCCCGACGCCGTTTGCCGGCCGCGCCGATCTGGCCGGTGGACGTGGCAAGGTGGAATGGGCCATTCACTGGCCGCAGGATATCGATGAAGGCTGGCTGCAGTCCTACACCAACACGGTGACGACGCCGGAAGGCGGCACGCATGAGGCCGGCTTCCGCACGGCCCTGCTGCGCGGTCTGAAGGATTATGCCGAGCTGGCCAACAACAAGAAGGCCGCGCAGATCACTGCTGACGACATTCTTGGTGCCGGCGCGGCGATGCTGTCTCTGTTCATCAAGGATCCGCAGTTCCAGGGCCAGACCAAGGACAAGCTGGTCACCGTGGAAGCGCAGAAGCTGGTCGAGACGGCAATCAAGGACCATTTCGACCACTGGCTGGCCGGCGCGCCGCAGCATGCCAACGCGCTGCTGACTCGCCTGATCGAACGCGCCGAAGA includes:
- a CDS encoding transglutaminase family protein, which gives rise to MQLRIHHRTIYLYSRPVDLGPHRLMLRPRESPDMRLLSFAVSTSPPSLFGWSQDVYGNSVARALPMWTADSLMIDCEIRVDNLALANPTLNIAAEATSYPFRYTDTEWNDLGHLTQPLYADPHGELRAWAQAFVAAYPTGTLALLLDLNAGVADAVAYQSRHGDGTQTPLETLRRGWGSCRDFAVLMAEAARQLGFGARLVSGYLYLPDLDPGLDAGPADATMPATGATHAWIEIYLPGAGWVAFDPTHRSYGGANLIPVAVARGIADLPPVEGSFTGTTGDYIGMHVGVTVSAPAAQHGMIRRT
- a CDS encoding DUF6455 family protein, with product MNEPRKPGERSVVGSLLDDVKETFCRAARLREWQSLDGCERRRVAQDLGLSGGDVGTLIAESGGTAELDELLRRGDLQQTAAMRGALPDLQRVCALCRQRSECRDWLSVPAEARDDAALPYFCPNREELEVLREMQGGGYRK
- a CDS encoding acyl-CoA thioesterase; translation: MGKESVGESARELTVAERGEPLIRSAPMPADMNGNGDIFGGWVLSQMDIAGGIVAARRAQGRVVTVAVDAMTFHQPIKVGDIVSIYGRVIRVGRSSMAVKMETIVARRLDPTEIKVTEGVYTYVAIDENGKSRPVPAEGK
- the parE gene encoding DNA topoisomerase IV subunit B; the protein is MNDLFQTGSKGGNDYTAKDIEVLEGLEPVRRRPGMYIGGTDERALHHLFAEVLDNSMDEAVAGHADRIEVSLLEDGSLRVTDNGRGIPIDRHPKFKDKSALEVILTTLHSGGKFSDKVYSTAGGLHGVGISVVNALSDRLTVEVARDRELWKQDYSRGAPQGKLVKVGAAPNRRGTAVIFHPDEQIFGKGAHFRPSRIFKMARSKAYLYPGVKIVWSCAPELLTGSEEVTPQEAVLHFPGGLQDYLSEQLEGQQTVTPTPFAGRADLAGGRGKVEWAIHWPQDIDEGWLQSYTNTVTTPEGGTHEAGFRTALLRGLKDYAELANNKKAAQITADDILGAGAAMLSLFIKDPQFQGQTKDKLVTVEAQKLVETAIKDHFDHWLAGAPQHANALLTRLIERAEDRLRRRAEKDVSRKSATRKLRLPGKLADCADEAANGSEIFIVEGDSAGGSAKQARDRRTQAVLPLRGKILNVASAASGKLAANQELADLMLALGCGTGGKYRDEDLRYDKVIIMTDADVDGAHIASLLMTFFFREMPKLIEHGHLYLAQPPLYRLSAGGKTFYAMDDADKDKLIKQHFGTRKVEISRFKGLGEMPPGQLKETTMNRKNRVLLRVQVPVEEAREADDLVERLMGRKPELRFQFIQERAAFATDIDV